A single window of Solenopsis invicta isolate M01_SB chromosome 3, UNIL_Sinv_3.0, whole genome shotgun sequence DNA harbors:
- the LOC105196716 gene encoding SH2B adapter protein 1 isoform X2 — protein MSVYAASTPTASTAISPAINTTETTASTATKPTTTTSPIATTTTTTTIATETTSTTTTTTTTTTTTTTTTTSAVAAVAVTATAAAATTTTNTTTAATAPVTTTATSSTATAASPEAATGWIEFCERHARASASDFAKAFCAYVSLNLPESARANLSHRDFLRKFVESFCEHFESEYLRQNVRSLSLHDTRSVVSNERDINLASQNTNAPIRASSHEEFSDYSEHEGEAVSPKPAHKPFFRRLSFKGLKKGKSFFHKQQSDEVELSHSEHRKDKHSKAKLSKIVVECRKEGIVNSLMGENIDGTQKWEKSRLALIKAIGGYMLEFYSPPKAVKPRSGVFCSAITEARETTALEMPDHENTFVLKTQNMEFVIEAHDSNDMKSWLATIRYCMRTVQQSSSIPGSGPSDSLGDSLGHGSLAIGSDNDRLRANSASKSFRSASHEHGDDSQGNPPELPPRLHMRSSSNLELCSSQQEIEQMPANEGELDLSSSLREYPWFHGTLPRSDAAQLVLHSAANGHGVFLVRQSETRKGEFVLTFNFQGRAKHLRMTLNDQGHCRVQHLCFPAIYDMLEHFRQNAIPLESGGTADVTLTEYVVATNHATRSGHHNVAGSSNVQQSQDRRPPAALEPREVRVCSGSLTPLV, from the exons ATGAGTGTTTACGCTGCGAGCACGCCGACAGCGAGCACCGCGATATCGCCGGCGATTAATACGACGGAAACAACGGCATCGACGGCAACGAAgccaacgacgacgacgtcgccgatagcaacaacgacgacgacgacgacgatagcTACAGAGACTACgtcaacgacgacaacgacgacgacgacgacgacgacgacgacgacgacgacgacgtcggcggtggcggcggtggcggtgacggcaacggcggcggcagcgacgacAACAACGAATACGACGACAGCGGCGACGGCACCGGTTACGACGACGGCCACGTCGTCCACGGCGACCGCCGCGTCGCCGGAAGCAGCGACCGGCTGGATCGAGTTCTGCGAGAGACACGCCCGCGCCTCGGCCTCCGACTTCGCCAAAGCATTCTGCGCCTACGTTAGCCTGAACCTGCCCGAGAGCGCCCGCGCCAATCTCTCGCACCGCGACTTCTTACGCAAGTTCGTCGAGAGCTTCTGCGAGCACTTCGAGAGCGAGTATCTGCGCCAAAACGTGAG ATCGCTATCATTGCATGATACTAGAAGTGTAGTGTCCAATGAAAGAGACATAAACCTTGCAAGCCAAAATACCAATGCACCAATTCGTGCGTCATCGCATGAGGAATTCAGTGACTATTCTGAACATGAGGGAGAGGCAGTGTCGCCAAAGCCTGCTCACAAACCCTTCTTCCGCAGATTATCTTTTAAAGGACTTAAAAAAGGCAAGAGTTTCTTCCACAAGCAGCAGAGCGATGAAGTTGAGTTGTCCCACAGCGAACACCGCAAGGATAAGCACTCCAAGGCCAAGCTATCGAAGATCGTGGTGGAATGTCGTAAAGAGGGAATCGTTAATTCTTTGATGGGGGAGAACATAGATGGGACGCAGAAATGGGAAAAGTCACGGCTAGCTTTGATAAAGGCCATCGGTGGTTACATGTTGGAGTTCTATTCCCCCCCGAAGGCCGTGAAACCACGAAGTGGCGTTTTTTGCTCGGCGATTACGGAAGCGAGGGAGACCACGGCGCTCGAAATGCCGGACCACGAGAACACGTTCGTCCTGAAGACCCAAAACATGGAGTTTGTCATCGAGGCGCACGACTCGAATGACATGAAATCGTGGTTGGCGACGATTAGATACTGCATGCGAACAGTGCAGCAGAGTTCCAGTATCCCTGGCTCTGGACCGAGTGATTCTTTAGGAGATTCTCTGGGCCACGGTTCGTTGGCTATTGGATCCGACAATGATCGATTACGAGCCAACTCGGCGAGTAAGAGTTTCCGATCCGCTAGTCATGAACATGGCGATGACTCGCAAGGCAATCCACCAGAATTACCTCCGAGACTCCACATGCGCAGCAGTAGCAATCTAGAATTATGTTCCTCTCAGCAAGAAATCGAGCAAA TGCCTGCTAATGAGGGAGAGCTGGATTTATCGAGTAGTTTACGAGAATATCCGTGGTTTCACGGCACCCTTCCTCGCTCGGATGCCGCGCAGCTTGTATTGCATAGTGCAGCTAATGGTCATGGTGTATTCTTAGTTCGGCAAAGCGAGACTAGAAAAGGCGAATTTgtgttaacttttaatttccAAGGAAGAGCAAAA CATTTACGGATGACGTTAAATGATCAAGGTCATTGCCGAGTTCAACATCTATGCTTTCCTGCGATATACGATATGCTTGAACACTTTCGCCAAAATGCGATACCACTCGAATCTGGCGGGACTGCGGATGTTACTTTAACAGAATACGTAGTGGCGACGAATCACGCAACGCGATCGGGACACCATAACGTAGCGGGTAGTTCGAACGTGCAACAGTCGCAAGACAGGAGACCTCCAGCAGCTCTGGAGCCCAGAGAAGTAAGAGTCTGCAGTGGAAGTCTAACTCCTCTTGTGTGA
- the LOC105196716 gene encoding SH2B adapter protein 1 isoform X1, giving the protein MSVYAASTPTASTAISPAINTTETTASTATKPTTTTSPIATTTTTTTIATETTSTTTTTTTTTTTTTTTTTSAVAAVAVTATAAAATTTTNTTTAATAPVTTTATSSTATAASPEAATGWIEFCERHARASASDFAKAFCAYVSLNLPESARANLSHRDFLRKFVESFCEHFESEYLRQNVRSLSLHDTRSVVSNERDINLASQNTNAPIRASSHEEFSDYSEHEGEAVSPKPAHKPFFRRLSFKGLKKGKSFFHKQQSDEVELSHSEHRKDKHSKAKLSKIVVECRKEGIVNSLMGENIDGTQKWEKSRLALIKAIGGYMLEFYSPPKAVKPRSGVFCSAITEARETTALEMPDHENTFVLKTQNMEFVIEAHDSNDMKSWLATIRYCMRTVQQSSSIPGSGPSDSLGDSLGHGSLAIGSDNDRLRANSASKSFRSASHEHGDDSQGNPPELPPRLHMRSSSNLELCSSQQEIEQMPANEGELDLSSSLREYPWFHGTLPRSDAAQLVLHSAANGHGVFLVRQSETRKGEFVLTFNFQGRAKHLRMTLNDQGHCRVQHLCFPAIYDMLEHFRQNAIPLESGGTADVTLTEYVVATNHATRSGHHNVAGSSNVQQSQDRRPPAALEPREVRTYGGSIRTRVESLERLEQQSTIAEQQGSASSTGRAVQNTYSFL; this is encoded by the exons ATGAGTGTTTACGCTGCGAGCACGCCGACAGCGAGCACCGCGATATCGCCGGCGATTAATACGACGGAAACAACGGCATCGACGGCAACGAAgccaacgacgacgacgtcgccgatagcaacaacgacgacgacgacgacgatagcTACAGAGACTACgtcaacgacgacaacgacgacgacgacgacgacgacgacgacgacgacgacgacgtcggcggtggcggcggtggcggtgacggcaacggcggcggcagcgacgacAACAACGAATACGACGACAGCGGCGACGGCACCGGTTACGACGACGGCCACGTCGTCCACGGCGACCGCCGCGTCGCCGGAAGCAGCGACCGGCTGGATCGAGTTCTGCGAGAGACACGCCCGCGCCTCGGCCTCCGACTTCGCCAAAGCATTCTGCGCCTACGTTAGCCTGAACCTGCCCGAGAGCGCCCGCGCCAATCTCTCGCACCGCGACTTCTTACGCAAGTTCGTCGAGAGCTTCTGCGAGCACTTCGAGAGCGAGTATCTGCGCCAAAACGTGAG ATCGCTATCATTGCATGATACTAGAAGTGTAGTGTCCAATGAAAGAGACATAAACCTTGCAAGCCAAAATACCAATGCACCAATTCGTGCGTCATCGCATGAGGAATTCAGTGACTATTCTGAACATGAGGGAGAGGCAGTGTCGCCAAAGCCTGCTCACAAACCCTTCTTCCGCAGATTATCTTTTAAAGGACTTAAAAAAGGCAAGAGTTTCTTCCACAAGCAGCAGAGCGATGAAGTTGAGTTGTCCCACAGCGAACACCGCAAGGATAAGCACTCCAAGGCCAAGCTATCGAAGATCGTGGTGGAATGTCGTAAAGAGGGAATCGTTAATTCTTTGATGGGGGAGAACATAGATGGGACGCAGAAATGGGAAAAGTCACGGCTAGCTTTGATAAAGGCCATCGGTGGTTACATGTTGGAGTTCTATTCCCCCCCGAAGGCCGTGAAACCACGAAGTGGCGTTTTTTGCTCGGCGATTACGGAAGCGAGGGAGACCACGGCGCTCGAAATGCCGGACCACGAGAACACGTTCGTCCTGAAGACCCAAAACATGGAGTTTGTCATCGAGGCGCACGACTCGAATGACATGAAATCGTGGTTGGCGACGATTAGATACTGCATGCGAACAGTGCAGCAGAGTTCCAGTATCCCTGGCTCTGGACCGAGTGATTCTTTAGGAGATTCTCTGGGCCACGGTTCGTTGGCTATTGGATCCGACAATGATCGATTACGAGCCAACTCGGCGAGTAAGAGTTTCCGATCCGCTAGTCATGAACATGGCGATGACTCGCAAGGCAATCCACCAGAATTACCTCCGAGACTCCACATGCGCAGCAGTAGCAATCTAGAATTATGTTCCTCTCAGCAAGAAATCGAGCAAA TGCCTGCTAATGAGGGAGAGCTGGATTTATCGAGTAGTTTACGAGAATATCCGTGGTTTCACGGCACCCTTCCTCGCTCGGATGCCGCGCAGCTTGTATTGCATAGTGCAGCTAATGGTCATGGTGTATTCTTAGTTCGGCAAAGCGAGACTAGAAAAGGCGAATTTgtgttaacttttaatttccAAGGAAGAGCAAAA CATTTACGGATGACGTTAAATGATCAAGGTCATTGCCGAGTTCAACATCTATGCTTTCCTGCGATATACGATATGCTTGAACACTTTCGCCAAAATGCGATACCACTCGAATCTGGCGGGACTGCGGATGTTACTTTAACAGAATACGTAGTGGCGACGAATCACGCAACGCGATCGGGACACCATAACGTAGCGGGTAGTTCGAACGTGCAACAGTCGCAAGACAGGAGACCTCCAGCAGCTCTGGAGCCCAGAGAA GTACGCACTTATGGTGGTTCTATAAGAACGCGCGTGGAATCGTTGGAGAGACTAGAGCAACAGAGCACCATTGCAGAACAACAGGGCTCAGCTTCATCCACCGGCAGAGCAGTTCAGAATACTTATAGTTTTCTCTGA
- the LOC105196691 gene encoding protein JTB, whose amino-acid sequence MIESCTKKRMLLGITFLGGLTVLALIIESHWTNSSSKLYVDNYENNSSCVSGEEYEVISECHPCTAFEIASESIGVCVHARYKEVLKCKSGETITRSCDKVAWLEERAFWKFEGFMFAAAIISCFTVYWRENILRQRIIRKVARQLRISV is encoded by the exons ATGATTGAATCTTGCACGAAGAAGCGAATGTTATTAGGTATTACATTCTTAGGAGG ACTAACAGTTCTAGCGCTAATTATCGAAAGCCACTGGACAAATAGCTCGAGTAAGCTCTACGTCGACAATTACGAGAATAATTCTTCCTGTGTCTCTGGTGAGGAGTACGAAGTGATATCCGAGTGCCATCCATGCACAGCTTTCGAAATCGCCAGTGAAAGCATTGGTGTTTGTGTCCATGCGAGGTATAAGGAAGTGCTGAAATGTAAGAGTGGTGAAACTATAACAAGAAG TTGTGACAAAGTAGCTTGGCTGGAGGAAAGAGCATTTTGGAAATTTGAAGGTTTCATGTTCGCCGCGGCGATCATTTCTTGCTTCACTGTGTATTGGAGAGAGAATATATTAAGACAGAGAATAATCAGGAAAGTGGCAAGACAATTGCGAATTAGCGTGTGA